One region of Skermanella mucosa genomic DNA includes:
- a CDS encoding tetratricopeptide repeat protein — protein MSEPAATDEAARSRMAEGRPSEAATIYRRAIAEQPDDVTLYNNMAAALRRTGDRSGALAALERAGRLLPGHPTVALNRAALLADLRRPAEARDVIAPVVASRPGDADAALVLAGALADLGDFTSAIATYRRALDHSPDHPGLRLNLGNLLKRTGDRAGAADCYGAVLRRWPDHTGAMLAASALLQEDGSAEDAESLCRAALALDPNLTEAHLLLGNGALSAGRAAEAASRYRSALATDPAHGGAQLTLGTALQELARHDEARKCFGRALTVDPLDASARFRRCFAELPIIYRDMGEVDRAREAYAARLEELADHYAAAPTKERVAAATAVGGSQPFYLAYQGRCDLSLQTLYGNLVSGLMAERYPEFSRPLAARRRNGGPLRVGFVAGHIGRHSAVNVSLRGWADALDPARVALFCYHTGSGSDDETTRFASLSQVFRRGLGRVEDWAEAIRRDDLDALVFGDVGMDPMAVRLAALRLAPVQAMSTGHPVTTGLPTMDLYLSSALMEPPGAQAHYRETLVPLPNLGYAYRPLDPPAVPLTRADLGLPEDAPVFWCCQSLFKYLPCDDDLFVRIAARLPDALFLFIDYMPAPRVALTFRRRLAAAFARAGLDADRHCRFLPQMDLARFHAVAGLTDIFLDNPSWSGHNTALEALPHGLPIVTLPGALMRQRHSAAILEMIGVRETIAPCRDGYVEIAVRLGSDRRLRADLRQAMRRAAPQAFHDSSAVRALESVLEQGGSA, from the coding sequence ATGTCCGAACCTGCCGCGACAGATGAAGCCGCCCGGTCCCGCATGGCCGAGGGACGCCCGTCGGAGGCCGCCACGATCTACCGCCGCGCCATCGCCGAACAGCCGGATGACGTCACGCTGTACAACAACATGGCGGCGGCGCTCCGGCGGACGGGTGATCGGTCGGGAGCGCTGGCGGCGCTGGAGCGGGCCGGCCGGCTGCTGCCGGGACATCCGACGGTGGCGCTGAACCGGGCAGCGCTGCTGGCGGACCTGCGCCGCCCGGCGGAGGCCCGCGACGTGATCGCCCCCGTGGTGGCGTCCCGCCCCGGCGATGCCGACGCGGCGCTGGTGCTGGCCGGCGCCCTGGCGGACCTGGGCGACTTCACCTCCGCCATCGCCACGTACCGGCGCGCGCTCGACCATTCCCCCGACCACCCCGGCCTGCGGCTCAACCTGGGCAACCTGCTGAAGCGGACCGGCGACAGGGCGGGGGCGGCGGACTGCTATGGCGCCGTCCTCCGCCGATGGCCCGATCATACCGGCGCGATGCTGGCGGCGTCCGCGCTGCTTCAGGAGGACGGATCGGCCGAGGACGCCGAGAGCCTCTGCCGCGCCGCCCTCGCCCTGGACCCGAACCTGACGGAGGCGCATCTGCTGCTCGGAAACGGGGCGCTTTCCGCCGGCCGCGCGGCCGAGGCGGCCTCCCGCTACCGAAGCGCCCTCGCCACCGATCCGGCCCACGGCGGCGCGCAACTCACCCTCGGCACGGCGCTTCAGGAACTGGCCCGCCATGACGAGGCCCGGAAATGCTTCGGCCGTGCCCTGACGGTCGATCCCCTCGATGCATCCGCCCGGTTCCGCCGCTGCTTCGCCGAACTGCCGATCATCTACCGGGATATGGGCGAGGTCGACCGGGCGCGGGAAGCCTACGCGGCCCGCCTGGAAGAGCTGGCCGACCATTACGCCGCCGCCCCGACGAAGGAACGAGTGGCGGCCGCGACGGCCGTGGGCGGCAGCCAGCCCTTCTATCTGGCCTACCAGGGGCGCTGCGACCTCAGCCTGCAGACCCTCTACGGTAACCTTGTCTCCGGCCTCATGGCCGAACGGTACCCGGAATTCTCCCGACCGCTGGCTGCCCGGCGCAGGAACGGCGGTCCCCTCAGGGTCGGGTTCGTCGCCGGCCATATCGGCCGGCACTCCGCCGTGAACGTGTCGCTGCGCGGATGGGCGGACGCGCTCGATCCCGCGCGAGTAGCACTGTTCTGCTATCACACCGGCTCCGGGTCGGACGACGAGACCACCCGGTTCGCATCGCTCTCGCAGGTTTTCCGCCGGGGGCTGGGCAGGGTGGAGGACTGGGCCGAGGCGATCCGGCGCGACGACCTGGACGCCCTGGTCTTCGGCGATGTCGGCATGGACCCGATGGCGGTGCGCCTCGCCGCCCTGCGCCTCGCTCCCGTCCAGGCCATGTCCACCGGCCACCCCGTGACGACCGGCCTGCCGACCATGGACCTGTATCTCAGCTCCGCCCTGATGGAGCCGCCGGGCGCGCAGGCCCACTACCGCGAGACGCTGGTGCCGCTGCCGAACCTGGGCTACGCGTATCGCCCGCTCGACCCGCCGGCGGTGCCGCTCACCCGCGCCGACCTGGGATTGCCCGAGGACGCGCCGGTCTTCTGGTGCTGCCAGTCCCTCTTCAAGTACCTGCCGTGCGACGACGACCTGTTCGTCCGGATCGCCGCGCGCCTGCCGGACGCGCTGTTCCTCTTCATCGACTACATGCCGGCGCCGCGCGTGGCGCTCACCTTCCGCCGGCGCCTCGCGGCCGCCTTCGCGCGGGCCGGGCTGGATGCCGACCGCCACTGCCGCTTCCTGCCGCAGATGGACCTCGCGCGCTTCCATGCCGTGGCAGGGCTGACCGACATCTTCCTCGACAATCCCTCCTGGTCCGGACACAACACGGCGCTGGAAGCCTTGCCCCACGGCCTGCCCATCGTCACGCTTCCAGGCGCGCTGATGCGCCAGCGCCATTCCGCGGCGATCCTGGAGATGATCGGCGTTCGGGAGACGATCGCCCCCTGCCGGGACGGTTATGTCGAGATCGCGGTTCGCCTGGGGAGCGACCGGCGACTCCGCGCCGACCTGCGCCAAGCAATGCGCCGCGCCGCGCCCCAGGCGTTCCACGACTCCAGCGCCGTGCGGGCGCTGGAGTCGGTGCTCGAACAAGGGGGTTCAGCGTAG
- a CDS encoding zinc-dependent alcohol dehydrogenase family protein: MRAKAAVLHEIGLPRPYADSKPLHIEEVELAPPGRGEMLVRIKAAGLCHSDLSVINGDRPRPMPMALGHEAAGIVEEIGDGVEEFRPGDHVALVFVPSCGLCGPCSEGRPALCEPGAAANGAGTLLGGGMRITGPQGQPVHHHVGVSAFAEFAVVSARSAVKIDDTIPFDEAALFGCAVLTGVGAVVNTAKVFAGASVAVIGLGGVGLNAMLGCIMAGADRIVAIDMIDRKLDLARQLGATDVFNAGSPDVEARIKQATGGGVDYAFEMAGSAPALEMAYRITRRGGTTVSSGLANPAKMMSIPAVSLVAEERTLKGSYLGGGVPKRDIPRYIRMFKKGKLPVDALMSERIRLDEINEAFDKLADGTAVRQLVMF, translated from the coding sequence ATGAGGGCGAAGGCCGCCGTACTGCACGAGATCGGGCTTCCCAGGCCCTATGCGGACAGCAAGCCGCTGCATATCGAGGAGGTCGAGTTGGCACCTCCCGGCCGCGGCGAGATGCTGGTCCGGATCAAGGCCGCGGGCCTGTGCCATTCCGACCTTTCCGTTATCAACGGCGACCGGCCCCGGCCGATGCCCATGGCGCTGGGGCACGAGGCGGCCGGCATCGTCGAGGAAATCGGCGATGGGGTCGAGGAGTTCCGGCCGGGCGACCATGTCGCCCTGGTCTTCGTGCCGAGCTGCGGGCTGTGCGGCCCCTGCTCCGAGGGGCGCCCCGCCCTGTGCGAGCCGGGCGCCGCCGCCAACGGCGCCGGCACGCTGCTGGGCGGCGGGATGCGGATCACCGGTCCGCAGGGCCAGCCGGTCCACCACCATGTCGGGGTCTCGGCCTTCGCCGAGTTCGCCGTGGTCTCCGCCCGGTCCGCGGTGAAGATCGACGATACCATCCCGTTCGACGAGGCGGCGCTGTTCGGCTGCGCCGTGCTGACCGGCGTCGGCGCGGTGGTCAATACGGCCAAGGTCTTCGCCGGCGCCAGCGTGGCGGTGATCGGTCTGGGCGGAGTCGGGCTGAACGCCATGCTGGGCTGCATCATGGCCGGTGCCGACCGGATCGTCGCCATCGACATGATCGACCGCAAGCTGGACCTGGCGCGGCAGCTGGGTGCCACCGACGTCTTCAACGCCGGATCGCCCGACGTGGAGGCCCGGATCAAACAGGCGACCGGCGGCGGGGTGGATTACGCGTTCGAGATGGCGGGCTCGGCCCCGGCGCTGGAGATGGCCTATCGGATCACCCGCCGCGGCGGCACGACGGTGTCCTCCGGCCTCGCCAACCCCGCCAAGATGATGTCGATCCCGGCGGTCTCGCTGGTTGCGGAGGAGAGGACGCTGAAGGGCAGCTACCTGGGCGGCGGCGTGCCCAAGCGCGACATTCCCCGCTACATCCGGATGTTCAAGAAGGGCAAGCTGCCGGTGGACGCCCTGATGAGCGAGCGCATCCGGCTGGACGAGATCAACGAGGCGTTCGACAAGCTGGCGGACGGCACCGCCGTACGCCAGCTCGTGATGTTCTGA
- the exbD gene encoding TonB system transport protein ExbD, translating to MAAKLDQGDDDLDETHEINVTPFIDVILVLLIIFMVAAPLATVDVPVDLPSSTAKPQPKPDKPLYLTVQADLALVIGDEALGGAPLAPALDRATGSDREQRIFLRADRTVDYGDLMSVMNDLRAAGYLKIALVGLEGMAPADQAAARP from the coding sequence ATGGCAGCCAAGCTGGACCAGGGCGACGACGACCTGGACGAAACCCATGAGATCAACGTCACTCCGTTCATCGACGTGATCCTCGTCCTGCTGATCATCTTCATGGTCGCGGCGCCGCTGGCGACTGTCGATGTCCCGGTGGACCTCCCCTCCTCCACCGCCAAGCCGCAGCCCAAGCCGGACAAGCCACTCTACCTGACCGTCCAGGCCGACCTAGCCCTGGTCATCGGGGACGAGGCGCTGGGCGGGGCTCCGCTGGCACCGGCGCTGGATCGGGCGACCGGCAGCGACCGCGAGCAGCGCATCTTCCTGCGGGCCGACCGGACGGTGGACTATGGCGACCTCATGTCCGTCATGAACGACCTGCGCGCCGCCGGGTACCTCAAGATCGCCCTCGTCGGCCTTGAAGGCATGGCTCCAGCCGATCAGGCCGCCGCCAGACCATGA
- the serA gene encoding phosphoglycerate dehydrogenase: MPKVLISDSLSPRAVEIFRERGVEVDVKTGLKPDELKEIIGGYDGLAIRSATKVTKDILSAATSLKVVGRAGIGVDNVDIPAATARGVVVMNTPFGNSITTAEHAIAMMFALAREIPAANASTHAGKWEKNRFMGVELTAKVLGVVGCGNIGSIIADRALGLKMRVVAYDPFLSHERAVDLGVEKVELDDLLARADFITLHTPLTDGTRNLLNAESLAKCRKGVRIINCARGGLIVEDDLKAAIESGHVAGAALDVFASEPAKENPLFGMEQVICTPHLGASTTEAQENVALQVAEQMADYLVSGAVVNALNMPSVSAEDAPKLRPYMQLAEQLGSFAGQITESGLKGVTVEYEGHVAELNTRPLTALVLMGLLKPLLDSVNMVNAPVIARERDIEIAETKRERASDYQTLMRVIVHTEQRNRSLTGTLFGGEKPRIVGIEEVPIEAEVSSHMLFIRNEDKPGFIGHLGTTLGSAGVNVATFHLGRTAPGENAIALVSVDQQISDELLHKIGTLPSVVRAKALTF, from the coding sequence ATGCCCAAAGTCCTTATTTCGGACAGCCTGAGCCCGCGCGCGGTCGAGATCTTCCGCGAGCGCGGCGTCGAGGTCGACGTCAAGACCGGCCTGAAGCCCGACGAGCTGAAGGAGATCATCGGCGGCTACGACGGCCTCGCGATCCGCTCCGCCACCAAGGTGACGAAGGACATCCTGTCCGCCGCCACCAGCCTGAAGGTGGTCGGCCGGGCCGGCATCGGCGTGGACAACGTGGACATCCCGGCGGCGACCGCGCGCGGCGTCGTCGTGATGAACACGCCGTTCGGCAACTCGATCACCACGGCCGAGCACGCCATCGCCATGATGTTCGCGCTCGCCCGGGAGATCCCGGCGGCCAACGCCTCGACCCATGCCGGCAAGTGGGAGAAGAACCGCTTCATGGGCGTCGAGCTGACGGCCAAGGTGCTGGGCGTGGTCGGCTGCGGCAATATCGGCTCGATCATCGCCGACCGGGCGCTGGGGCTGAAGATGCGCGTCGTGGCCTACGACCCGTTCCTCAGCCACGAACGGGCGGTCGACCTGGGCGTGGAGAAGGTGGAGCTGGACGACCTGCTGGCCCGCGCCGACTTCATCACCCTGCACACGCCGCTGACTGACGGCACCCGCAACCTGCTCAACGCCGAGTCGCTGGCGAAGTGCCGGAAGGGCGTCCGGATCATCAACTGCGCGCGCGGCGGCCTGATCGTCGAGGACGACCTGAAGGCGGCGATCGAGAGCGGCCACGTGGCTGGCGCCGCCCTCGACGTATTCGCGTCCGAGCCGGCGAAGGAGAACCCGCTGTTCGGCATGGAGCAGGTGATCTGCACGCCGCACCTGGGCGCCAGCACCACCGAGGCGCAGGAGAACGTGGCGCTCCAGGTGGCGGAGCAGATGGCGGACTATCTCGTCTCCGGGGCCGTGGTCAACGCGCTGAACATGCCGTCCGTCTCGGCGGAGGACGCGCCCAAGCTGCGGCCCTACATGCAGCTGGCCGAACAGCTCGGCAGCTTCGCCGGCCAGATCACCGAGAGCGGCCTGAAGGGCGTCACGGTCGAGTACGAGGGGCACGTCGCCGAGCTGAATACCCGGCCGCTGACCGCCCTGGTCCTGATGGGCCTGCTGAAGCCGCTGCTGGACAGCGTCAACATGGTCAACGCCCCGGTGATCGCGCGCGAGCGGGACATCGAGATCGCGGAGACCAAGCGCGAACGGGCCAGCGACTACCAGACCCTGATGCGCGTGATCGTCCACACCGAGCAGCGCAACCGGTCCCTGACCGGCACCCTGTTCGGCGGAGAGAAGCCCCGGATCGTCGGCATCGAGGAAGTGCCGATCGAGGCCGAGGTGTCCAGCCACATGCTGTTCATCCGCAACGAGGACAAGCCCGGCTTCATCGGCCATCTCGGCACGACGCTCGGAAGCGCCGGGGTCAACGTCGCGACCTTCCACCTGGGCCGCACGGCCCCGGGGGAAAACGCGATCGCCCTGGTGTCGGTCGACCAGCAGATCAGCGACGAGCTTCTGCACAAGATCGGCACCCTGCCCAGCGTCGTCCGGGCCAAGGCACTGACCTTCTGA
- a CDS encoding energy transducer TonB family protein: MSSDTLRWGLSAGFVLAVHAGILASVLALDTPPPPAEVAGPVLIDLPPEPPPPEPAVEEPAPEPPPPPPEPPPPEPPPPEPPPPEPPPPEPEPIPEPPPPEPPPEEEPPPQVEPEVALPEITPPKPPRQKPPPPRPKLVEQPRPPEPAPPAPAPPPPAPAPVAEAEPAPARPRAVAQSSVMPSFQQRLLQHLNRHKRYPQSSQRMRQQGTALLRFTMDAEGAVLSYRLEKSSGYDALDEEVLEMIRRAQPLPKIPADLGRSSLELVVPVQFALR, encoded by the coding sequence ATGAGTTCCGATACCCTGCGCTGGGGCCTGAGCGCCGGCTTCGTGCTGGCGGTCCATGCCGGCATATTGGCCAGCGTGCTCGCCCTGGACACCCCGCCTCCCCCGGCGGAGGTCGCCGGCCCCGTCCTGATCGACCTGCCGCCCGAACCGCCCCCGCCGGAGCCTGCGGTCGAGGAGCCGGCGCCGGAACCACCCCCGCCGCCTCCGGAACCACCGCCGCCGGAACCGCCCCCGCCGGAGCCCCCTCCTCCCGAGCCGCCCCCGCCGGAGCCGGAGCCGATCCCGGAGCCTCCGCCGCCGGAGCCGCCCCCCGAGGAGGAACCGCCGCCGCAGGTCGAGCCGGAAGTGGCGCTGCCGGAAATCACGCCGCCCAAGCCGCCGCGGCAGAAACCGCCGCCGCCGCGCCCCAAGCTGGTCGAACAGCCGCGCCCGCCCGAGCCGGCGCCGCCGGCCCCAGCACCTCCGCCGCCCGCTCCCGCCCCGGTCGCGGAAGCCGAACCGGCACCAGCGAGACCGCGGGCCGTGGCGCAGTCCTCGGTCATGCCGAGCTTCCAGCAGCGGCTGCTCCAGCATCTGAACCGGCACAAGCGCTATCCGCAATCCTCGCAGCGGATGCGCCAGCAGGGGACCGCGCTGCTGCGCTTCACCATGGACGCCGAGGGTGCCGTGCTGTCGTACCGCCTGGAGAAAAGCTCCGGCTACGATGCCCTGGACGAGGAGGTGCTGGAGATGATCCGGCGCGCCCAGCCCCTGCCGAAAATCCCGGCCGATCTGGGCCGGAGCAGCCTGGAACTGGTCGTCCCGGTGCAGTTCGCGCTACGCTGA
- a CDS encoding phosphoserine transaminase has translation MKPTARPKNTHFSSGPCAKRPGWTLEALSDALLGRSHRSKPGKAKLAEVIELSRSILGIPADYRIGIVPASDTGAVEMAMWSLLGARPVDMLAWESFGKDWVTDVVKQLKLADTRTLQADYGSLPDLSQVDFSHDVVFTWNGTTSGVRVPGGDWIPADREGLAICDATSAAFAMDLPWDKLDVVTWSWQKVLGGEAQHGMLVLSPRAVARLESYKPSWPMPKIFRMTKDGKLNEGIFKGETINTPSMLAVEDAIDGLKWAQSVGGLPGLIERSEGNLRALADWVARTPWIDFLAVEPSIRSCTSICLKIVDPQITALDAAAQADVAKKVAALLEKEGVALDAASYRDAPPGLRIWGGATIDRSDIEALIPWIEWAFETVKSETVKAG, from the coding sequence ATGAAGCCGACTGCGCGGCCAAAGAATACCCATTTCTCCTCCGGTCCCTGTGCGAAGCGTCCCGGCTGGACGCTGGAGGCGCTCTCCGACGCGCTGCTCGGCCGGTCCCACCGCTCCAAGCCCGGCAAGGCCAAGCTGGCCGAGGTGATCGAGCTCAGCCGGTCGATTCTCGGCATCCCCGCCGACTACCGCATCGGCATCGTCCCGGCCTCCGACACCGGCGCCGTCGAGATGGCGATGTGGTCGCTGCTGGGCGCCCGGCCGGTCGACATGCTGGCATGGGAAAGCTTCGGCAAGGACTGGGTGACCGACGTGGTCAAGCAGCTGAAGCTGGCCGACACCCGGACGCTCCAAGCCGATTACGGGTCGCTGCCCGACCTGTCCCAGGTCGATTTCAGCCATGACGTGGTCTTCACCTGGAACGGCACCACCTCGGGCGTGCGCGTGCCCGGCGGCGACTGGATCCCGGCCGACCGCGAGGGTCTGGCGATCTGCGACGCGACCTCGGCCGCCTTCGCGATGGACCTGCCCTGGGACAAGCTGGACGTGGTCACCTGGTCCTGGCAGAAGGTCCTGGGCGGCGAGGCGCAGCACGGCATGTTGGTGCTGAGCCCGCGCGCCGTGGCCCGGCTGGAGAGCTACAAGCCGTCCTGGCCGATGCCGAAGATTTTCCGCATGACCAAGGATGGCAAGCTCAACGAAGGCATCTTCAAGGGCGAGACGATCAACACGCCGTCCATGCTGGCAGTGGAGGACGCGATCGACGGCCTGAAATGGGCGCAGTCGGTCGGCGGCCTGCCCGGCCTGATCGAGCGCTCCGAAGGCAACCTCCGCGCACTGGCCGACTGGGTCGCCCGGACCCCCTGGATCGATTTCCTGGCGGTCGAGCCGTCGATCCGCTCCTGCACCTCGATCTGCCTGAAGATCGTCGATCCGCAGATCACCGCGCTGGACGCCGCCGCCCAGGCCGACGTCGCCAAGAAGGTCGCGGCCCTGCTGGAGAAGGAGGGCGTCGCCCTGGATGCCGCCTCATACCGCGACGCGCCTCCCGGCCTGCGGATCTGGGGCGGAGCCACCATCGACCGGAGCGACATCGAAGCCCTGATCCCCTGGATCGAGTGGGCGTTCGAGACCGTAAAGTCGGAAACCGTCAAGGCCGGCTGA
- a CDS encoding alpha/beta fold hydrolase — MKWVRDRLGRASTGVAAGLAMGLAVVLAAPPQGTAATPAAKPAMWVEPAVPEQLSLGPQRAAGAIVWAHGLSLHEEDSRAPTPPYIRALAEQGWDTFRLNRLRHADSLSGTGARLAKAARDLRAQGYARIGLAGQSFGAFAALAAVAEDGVADAVVATAPAAYGSFTDSYGTWRANATELYRLLRQVGTTPLMMVFFHGDGYDPGGRGDMTRAIRSDRPVRDLIIDQPADLIGHSAAASGLFARRFAGCIGRFVAGKIRTPADEADCETSWGRRPSADLGNGGGNARFGSTLASVKPAVATDLTGSWYGFYRNGREVMLNIEQVEGDRVVASYLLGSGLMAQERAESSRREGSFADGELVFDEPALNQLRFRLRPDGALAGSWQARDGSATLDTVLRRMP, encoded by the coding sequence ATGAAATGGGTTCGGGACCGGCTGGGGCGGGCTTCGACGGGAGTTGCAGCGGGACTGGCGATGGGGCTGGCGGTCGTTCTGGCTGCGCCCCCGCAAGGGACGGCCGCGACGCCGGCGGCGAAACCGGCCATGTGGGTGGAGCCGGCCGTTCCGGAGCAGCTTTCGCTGGGTCCCCAGCGCGCCGCGGGCGCCATCGTCTGGGCGCACGGCCTGTCGCTCCATGAAGAAGACTCGCGCGCGCCGACCCCGCCCTATATCCGCGCCCTGGCCGAACAGGGCTGGGACACCTTCCGGCTGAACCGGCTGCGCCACGCCGACAGCCTGAGCGGAACGGGAGCCCGGCTCGCCAAGGCCGCCCGCGACCTGCGCGCCCAGGGCTATGCCCGAATCGGGCTGGCCGGCCAGAGCTTCGGGGCCTTCGCCGCCCTGGCGGCGGTCGCCGAGGACGGAGTCGCCGACGCGGTGGTCGCCACCGCCCCCGCCGCCTATGGCAGCTTCACCGATTCGTATGGCACCTGGCGGGCCAACGCGACCGAGCTTTACCGCCTGTTGCGCCAGGTCGGGACGACGCCGCTGATGATGGTCTTCTTCCATGGCGACGGCTACGACCCAGGCGGCCGCGGGGATATGACGCGGGCGATCCGCAGCGACCGGCCGGTGCGCGACCTGATAATCGACCAGCCGGCCGACCTGATCGGCCATTCCGCCGCCGCGAGCGGCCTGTTCGCCCGCCGTTTCGCCGGCTGCATCGGCCGCTTCGTGGCGGGAAAAATCCGCACGCCCGCCGACGAGGCCGATTGCGAGACCTCCTGGGGCCGTCGCCCGAGCGCAGACCTGGGCAATGGCGGAGGAAACGCCCGGTTCGGCTCGACGCTGGCGTCGGTGAAGCCGGCGGTGGCGACCGACCTGACCGGCTCCTGGTACGGGTTCTACCGGAACGGCCGCGAGGTGATGCTGAACATCGAGCAGGTCGAGGGCGACCGCGTCGTTGCCAGCTACCTGCTGGGCTCCGGCCTGATGGCGCAGGAGCGGGCGGAATCGTCGCGCCGCGAGGGTTCCTTCGCGGACGGCGAGTTGGTGTTCGACGAACCCGCGCTCAACCAGCTCCGCTTCCGGCTGCGCCCCGACGGCGCCCTGGCAGGGTCCTGGCAGGCCCGGGACGGCAGCGCCACCCTGGACACGGTGCTGCGCCGGATGCCCTGA
- the eda gene encoding bifunctional 4-hydroxy-2-oxoglutarate aldolase/2-dehydro-3-deoxy-phosphogluconate aldolase — translation MQTISAILALGPVVPVLTIDDVETAVPLARALAKGGLPAIEVTLRTAASPNAIRAIAAEVPEATVGAGTILTPKHYEAAVDAGARFIVSPGCTPDLVRAATDSEVPFLPGAATASEVMTLMGANFTHMKFFPAGPAGGVKMLAALAAPLPAVRFCPTGGVTLENAPDYLALPNVACVGGSWVAPADAVKARDWGRIEELARAAAALRK, via the coding sequence ATGCAGACGATCTCCGCCATCCTGGCGCTCGGCCCCGTCGTCCCCGTATTGACCATCGACGACGTGGAGACTGCGGTCCCGCTCGCCCGCGCCCTGGCGAAGGGCGGACTGCCCGCGATCGAGGTGACCCTGCGCACGGCGGCGTCGCCCAACGCGATCAGGGCCATCGCGGCGGAGGTCCCCGAGGCCACCGTCGGCGCCGGCACGATCCTGACCCCGAAGCATTATGAGGCGGCGGTCGATGCCGGCGCCCGCTTCATCGTCAGCCCGGGCTGCACGCCGGACTTGGTCCGGGCCGCGACCGACTCGGAAGTGCCGTTCCTGCCGGGGGCCGCGACGGCTTCGGAGGTCATGACCCTGATGGGCGCCAACTTCACGCACATGAAGTTCTTCCCGGCGGGACCCGCCGGCGGCGTCAAGATGCTGGCGGCCCTGGCGGCGCCCCTGCCCGCCGTGCGCTTCTGCCCGACCGGCGGCGTCACGCTGGAGAACGCGCCCGACTACCTGGCCCTGCCGAACGTCGCCTGCGTCGGCGGGTCCTGGGTGGCACCGGCCGATGCGGTGAAGGCGCGCGACTGGGGCAGGATCGAGGAACTGGCTCGCGCAGCGGCAGCGTTGCGGAAGTGA
- the exbB gene encoding tonB-system energizer ExbB, with amino-acid sequence MEEAAPLPAAHDLSPWGMFMAADIVVKSVMVGLALASVLTWTVLVAKAVELGAAKRRVARALGAIGSARSLAEAAEHSRPAYGPVHGFVRAAVAEHDLWFAGMDKGGLRDRIASRLERLVASSSRRMTKGTGILATIGSTAPFVGLFGTVWGIMNSFIGISEAQTTNLAVVAPGIAEALLATAMGLVAAIPAVVIYNAFARGIAGYKALLMDAAAELQRLASRDVDRAMVSLRKAAE; translated from the coding sequence ATGGAAGAAGCAGCACCGCTTCCCGCAGCCCACGACCTGTCGCCGTGGGGCATGTTCATGGCGGCCGACATCGTGGTGAAGTCGGTCATGGTCGGGCTTGCGCTGGCATCGGTGCTGACCTGGACCGTGCTGGTCGCCAAGGCGGTCGAGCTTGGCGCCGCCAAGCGGCGGGTCGCCCGGGCGCTCGGCGCGATCGGATCAGCCCGTTCGCTGGCCGAAGCCGCCGAGCACAGCCGCCCGGCCTACGGACCGGTCCACGGCTTCGTCAGGGCCGCCGTCGCGGAGCACGACCTGTGGTTCGCCGGGATGGACAAGGGGGGATTGCGCGACCGCATCGCGTCGCGCCTGGAACGCCTTGTCGCCTCGTCCAGCCGCCGCATGACGAAGGGTACCGGCATCCTTGCCACCATCGGATCGACCGCCCCGTTCGTCGGCCTGTTCGGCACCGTCTGGGGCATCATGAACAGCTTCATAGGGATTTCGGAGGCGCAGACCACCAACCTTGCGGTCGTGGCGCCCGGCATCGCCGAGGCGCTGCTCGCCACCGCCATGGGCCTCGTCGCCGCCATCCCGGCCGTCGTGATCTACAACGCCTTCGCCCGCGGCATCGCCGGCTACAAGGCCCTGCTGATGGACGCGGCGGCGGAGCTCCAGCGCCTGGCGTCGCGCGACGTGGACCGCGCGATGGTTTCCCTGCGCAAGGCGGCGGAGTAG
- the bfr gene encoding bacterioferritin, translating to MKGDPAAIRHLNKILTGKLTAVNQYFLHARMLKDWGLERLADHSYQESISKMKHADRLIERILFLEGMPNLQDLNKIKTGNDVPEMVELEMETEQNGRESLLEAIEVTEQIRDFITRELFTDILTDTEEHIDWLTHQLRLIDGIGRENYKQEQMFKGS from the coding sequence ATGAAGGGCGATCCCGCCGCTATTCGCCACCTGAACAAGATCCTGACGGGCAAGCTGACCGCAGTGAACCAGTATTTCCTTCACGCCCGCATGCTCAAGGACTGGGGCCTGGAACGCCTGGCGGACCACAGCTACCAGGAATCCATCTCCAAGATGAAGCATGCCGACCGGCTGATCGAGCGCATCCTGTTCCTGGAAGGCATGCCCAATCTCCAGGACCTCAACAAGATCAAGACCGGCAACGACGTGCCGGAGATGGTCGAGCTGGAGATGGAAACCGAGCAAAACGGCCGGGAATCCCTGCTGGAAGCGATCGAAGTCACCGAGCAGATCCGGGATTTCATCACGCGCGAGCTCTTCACCGACATCCTCACCGATACCGAGGAGCACATCGACTGGCTGACCCACCAACTCCGCCTGATCGACGGCATCGGCCGGGAGAATTATAAGCAGGAGCAGATGTTCAAGGGGTCGTGA